The genomic region ctcccctcAGGGCCTCGCCCACAGTAATGGCGCCCGCCCCCATTGGCCGCCCGCAGCCGCCACCCGCGCGGCGACCAATCAGCTCCCGCCCTCCTTCCCGCCCCgcatccccccctccccattggTCCCCGGCAGGCGGCCCccgccttcccccccccccccatccccttccccccctcccgcGGGGCGCCGCGAGGCGCGCGCTCACAGTCACGCGCCgctccctccccgcctccccgcGCCGGCCAATCCCGAGGCGGGCGGAACAGGCGGGGGGCGCTGCGCACTTCCGGCGCGTGCCCGctggggccgggcggggcggggcggagAAGGGGCGGGAGCGGCTCGCGGCGCTGCCCCTctccaagatggcggcggcgacCTCGGCCCGTTCCCCCCGCGCCCTCCTGCGCAAGCTCGGCAGAGCCCCCTCCAAGATGGCGGTGAGccccggggagggaggggccGCGCCGGGCCGGGGGCAGGCCGGGGCCCGgctccctcagccccctcagCGGGCCACGgccgggccccggccccgctcccgcaGCGCCGTGACTCAgcgcccggggccgggccgcggggggcgaggcggtggcggcggggccgggccgggccgggcctccCCCGGagccccctcagcgccccggGCCCCGAGCAGCGCCCGGCGGGGCCTGGGGCCGGGCCCTGCGTGTGCCCCGAGCGGAGCCCGGCGCCCGGCGACTCGCAGCGATCCCGCGGGGCGCCGCTGGCCGCGGGTGGCGGGACCGGCCGCGGGTAGGCCCCGCAGCGCCTTGGGAAGGCCCCGGCCCGGCGGTGCTGAGCGGGGTTTGCCCTCCGCTCGCTGGCGGTGTGGGAGAAGATGCCCCCGTTCACGCAGCGCCTCTCAAATTGTCTTTCAGGTTATGTCGTAACCGCGGGATAAGCGAGCAGTGATGGAAGCACTGGACAGCGAGGTGAAAGCACGGAAGACTCTGGGAGCTGTTGAGTACGTGGAGTCTTCAGGCTTCACGCAGGGAATACTGCCGACCAAGAAGGATGTGGTGCAGAACATGCTGTACTTGCTGCAGCCCAAAAGAGCGGGCCAGGCCCAGCGCTCCAAGGAGGATGCAGCCTACTTGCTTGCTGAGCACCTGCAAGAGCACTGGTTGGTTTGCAACTTGCACACCATCGGCACACAAAATATAAAGAAACTTATCCTCAAAATGTACGAGGAGTTTACCCGATTGTATCAGACCCGAAAGCAGAGACAGAACCAGGCTTTTACGGAGAGAGCAGACAAATTCAACGAGAGTTCGGAGAAGCTCTTTGACATATTTTGTACAGACGCGCAGTTGAGAAATAAATTGGAGGAATACAGTGGAATAAAAATGACTGGCATCGAATGGAAATTTCTTGAAGATCAAAGAAGCGAAAGGAAAATGTACTATGAAGACTTCACGGACAAGCAGGAACTGAAGATGATGGAAAGAAGGCAGAAGATACAGTGTCTGGAGCACTTCAGGAAGCTTgccagggaggagaaggaaggaaacaaatcGAAGGAAATGACGTATAAAAGCGATGAGCAATCGGATGAAGGCAGGAGTGTGGATGAATCCTATCTCGCTGAGGAAGAGAACGGAGGGGCTCCTGCCTTCTCGCTGAGGGGCAGAAGGAAGCGCCGCTGCACTGCCTGGTCCACCGGTGCCGCGACTCCTGCCAGCGATGCCATGCCCCTGGAGTGCCAGCATATACGGATGAGCATCAGGAGAGTTAGGCCTGGGTTCTACGAGACTGTGGACAAGGTCGAAAACTGCTAGTGTATGCTGTGGTCagcaagcagagctgctggagtaCAAGGTGGCAGTACACACGTTAGGCAAGTTTGAAATCCCACAATCAATTGGAAGTGAGTGTCGCAGATCCCCAGCCAGAGCTCAGGAACATCCTGCCTCCGGGGAAGGGTGCTGGGACGACAACAACAGTGACACAAGGACTAAACCACGTGGACTTGGAAGGATAAGTAGTCGGCGACTAATGACACGAAGACTCAAACGGAGCGGATGATGTAAGGTTATGTAGTGCATGAGCCTCTTCTTCCAAGGTCCTGTCTACGTCGGTGGGTTTTTGGAAGTCTCTCACCATTTCTGAGCCAGTGGTGGCCTAACAGGACTGATTTACTGCAGGGAAATAACTCGGACTTGTTGCTAATAGAAAATGAATGTGCTGAAGAGACCTCGCTCCTCCCATTTCCCGTGGGAGGGAGAGGTCTTCAGCCCTTTTCAGCAGAATTTGGCGTTTCTGTGAGGAAGGAAGCTGGTTTTCATGTTGTGTTACCCAGTCCTAGAGAGGCGTCTTGTCATGTTGTGGAGGGATTGCTCTGCTgcttggggagggagggagagagggatcGGGAGGCATTTGAGTGCTTTGGCTGTAAAAGCAGCGGTGGTTCTGGATACTTTATTCTGGACTCTATTTTAACTATGTTTCCTTGATCAGGGTAGACCTTCCTCTAATTGGATGAGTTAATACAAAGTCCCTAATCTAGGATCAGAGGTGTGAATCCTAAACGAACTGGTGTAGTCTTATCTTCCCAGGGAGGGGGAGTGGTCTGAAGATAGAGGGAAGGATGCAAACTGCATCGTTCAACTTAAAATGGGAAGTTTTAGAAACCATTGCACTGTCCTGTCGTCTTAGGatgtagggaagaaaaaaccTTCCCCGTGTGTAGCTGTGGTATTTGCAGCAAAAGGCACCGAAGTCTGGGcttgcttttcttccccctgtAGGTACGTGCAGACCAGTGGGGTGGAAGTGATAGTTTTCCACCAAGAGTTTGCTTGAAAAAGGTGTCATCCTCTTGCCCACATATATCCTCAGCAGTGATGTGTCTGTGATTTTAGATACATGCAGTACAAGGGTATCTGCCCTTCTCAGTTAGGGTTGCTTTACTGGTTTTTAAAGATGAGAGAGTTGAACTTTGTACAGAACCCAGCGCTGGGGATCTCTCTGGTGAGATTCCCAGAGCTTGCCAGATGACATTTAACAGCACAAAGTGAAGTCTCGGTTTGTCCACAGAAATACTCTGGTAGAAAGAGCTCAAACTTGCCTGGTTTTCAGATTTACCTTTCAGTGTGAACGTTGATTTCCCCACTCCAGTATCTCAGCTTTTCCCCGTTTCTTTCCTAGATGTCCTGCATATCATTTTACTGACATTAACTCGTGCAGTTTCATTCTTTAGCTTTTGCTTCCTTTAACAATAAATGCATGTACAAATAATTTTGACAGCTCCTGTTACTTTGATGAATCAGTTCTTGGACTGCTTTGAAGTCCTATGCCAAAGGAGGAATGAAACGCCAGGTAGCTGCTGTTCCAAGTCAGATGCAGCGGAGCCAGgcaaagcccagcagcagcagcagccctggccctgctgcgTAGTCAGGCTGCAGCGTGTATCTGCTCTGTCCCTCTGCCTAGGGATGGATTTGTCCAGCTCTGAGTGATAAGTCGGCTTCCCAGTGAACTCGCTCTTTATTAATTGCCAGGATCTTTACCCTGTGTCTCTGAGAAGTTCCTCTTGGTAAGGGGCTGCAGAATATCCAGTGAGCGCAGTGCATTCCGCGTCACTGCTGGTGTCGTTACGGGTTTCATTGCACGAACCCGCGTTCTGCAACAcccttcagcctcctctgctTGAGAGATCGCAGccctctctctcctcctctctctgaCGTGTTTCACTGGCTTCCCCATGCAAATGATGTCACGTTTAAACTATTTGCCTTCCAGCCCTGAGGTGCTGGACTCTAGCCTCTCACTGGGCTTTTACACCAGCAgctctgtttcagcagggaaTATAGCCAAGCTCGGACCTCGCAGAAATAGATGTTTTTGTAATAACTGCTGTAAAACTCcctttgtattaaaaatatagatGAAGTATAAGTGCTAGCATGTAAAGTAAATCCGACAGGGTTGAATTGAGTATGGAACACAGCTGTATAGCGCTTCAGGATTTTCAGGGATTCAGGGAATTTAAGGTTGTCGAATCTGACTTCCTGTATACCACAGGGAATTACATTTCATTCAGAAGCCCCATACTCAGCCTACTGGTTTCAGTTTAACTGATGTGTCTTGCAGAAAGTTGAGCTGAAGACGTCAGAAGCCTGCTGTCTTCCTCAGTTACATACTTAATCGTTTGCTGTTTAATAATTATGACCATCTTCTAGGCTGTGATTCTTTTCATGACATTGTGTACAGGCTGAGCAGTGTTTATTGCatttaaatcatatttgttttttaactggGTTTGACTGTGGATAGAGCCAAAGCCTGGCTCTGTTTCTGCTGCAACAGGGGGGAGATTTCTATAATGATGTATTCTGATTACTCTTCTTTGGGACCATGGTGCCTTTTTAATCAGGACAGTAAATCTTGTCCCAGATTCTGTACTTTTGTACGTTAACAGTTGTTGACTTTCCTTTTTTGGTGTGtcccaaataaattaatataacaTACCTCTgggcttttgtttcttctttctaaaggaggaggaaagaggaaacTGAAGCTAAAATTAATCTTCTCTACCACAGCTCTCCCTACCAGGCTCTTGCAGGAGCAGCCACAAAGCATGTGGGTGGATCCGCTTTCATCTGGACTGTGCGGGGCGGCAGTAGGAAAGCTTctagagagaggaggaggagaaccCGAGCCCCACGTGGAGCCTTTTTACAACAAATGCTGGAGCCTGGAGCCGCTGAAGGtaaggggagggggctgagaCTCATGTGCCTGGTGGTGGCATTTCACTCGGACTGGCTGTGGGCTGCAGGCAGTGTTGGAGACGCTCTCCTTCCCGGCAGTGGTCCCGTGATCCTGCCCTGTGGATGAGTTCCCCCTGGTGCCTGCTCCTCCCTGTGACTCGGGGCCGTGTTCGGGGGGTTGTGAGAGACAAGTGGGGGGCAGGCAGTGTCCAAGAGACACACAGGGTGATGGCCTAAGGGGCCTCAGGAGGGTGGAGGGGAagtgggggaggaaaaaatgctgttaaCAGCACCTTTGCTTCAGTAGCTTTTCACAAGAAGAAGGAATCAGAGCGCATCCCAGGGGTTACAAGGGCTTCTGATGGATACTGAGGTGCTGATTTAACTGGACGTCTGTGGAAAAATACTTCCAGCCATTGCAGCTGGATGGTGCGAATTGTGTTCTCCGACCTTGaaacttttgttttgatttctgcaGGAGCGATACAAACGAGAGGACATCCTGAAACCTGAGTGTGGCCAGGTGCCCCTGCACCCCAGCCTTCAGTCCTcggggccaggcagggcttgTGCCAGCCCCAGGGAGGGTTTTACACCCTCTGCAAGCACGAGATGACTTTTCTCAGCCTTTTCACTGCTGAGGTCTGCACTAAGCAAGGTATTACAGAAATACCCCTCTGATCTGCCAGCAAGTACGTGCCTCTTCATACAGCACCTGGCAGCCCCTACTCTGCCTCCTGCacagcacctcagaaaggggaaggaacacacaaaaacaacccaaaatgCAAATCATTGCACTGCTGAGCTAGCTGGACATGAAAAACAATCTATCTGTGTTTCCAAGCAGAGAAGCAGTCACAAAGTTGGAATTTAAAACAAGCCCAATCAAGCCCagcaagcacagcactgtgggCACACGGCTCCTGGCGGCGTTGGGCAGCACCCGTGCACGAAGGAGTGGCCGTTTGTAGCCGTGGGTGTGCGGGTGTGTGGGCATGGGGAGGGCACAGCTGCCTTGTCTTGGCGGTGCTGGAACACAACAAAGGGTGGCAGTGACAGATAGTGGCTTGGCAGGTTGAGTGGGACATTgaggaaaacagttttcatgGTGGAGGGTGGAGGCCCTGAAACTGTGTCACGGCTGCGTTGATGCTCGGTGCCTTGCCAGGCTGCGGCAGCTCCCGGCCAGGGGATGAACCTCCTGTTCCAGTTAATACCCGTGTTGTGTCCCCTGGGTGCCACGGGTGTGTCCCCGCTGCggcagagctggctgctcagccagctcctgggggctgcggaTGCTGCTGGGAAGGGGCCGGTGGGGACTCCAGAACCCTGCTGTAGGACACAAGGACCTGGCACGGCGTCTGCCTGGCCTCCATCCCACTGCTCCCACTGCCTCCAAGGGAAAAATCTCTCCAGATCCTGAGAGGAGCTTCGGGGAGAGAGTTCCTTTGTGTAAACATGTTAGTGCATTAACCAGAAATGGATGAGGGCATTTCCTGCCCTTGCAGAGGGCGTTGTCTTGTTATTCTTCCCGAGTTTCTGGACAGCAGCCATTGTCTCCTGGCACGGCTCTGTATCAAGCAGATACACACTCCAGTCTTTCAGGACTTGATGAACGTCCCTGCCCACGTCACCTTGCTCTCTGCACAAGGTTGTCTCCCTTATTGGGCCCATTCCTGGTCCCACCCGAGCTGGGTTTTGCTGCACAAACCGTGTCAGGCATGGCCCCAGTGCAGGGAGGGCGGTGCACAGCCCCGGCGCTGCAGCTGAGTTGCCTGGGCTGACTGGCAGCAGGGACAGGTCTCTGGAGAGGGGCTGGAAACTAATCCTGGGGAAATCCCAAACATTTGGGGAGTGGGAGGGGAGCCTTGgagctttccctttcctgtgcTCCTGGTATGGAGTGACCAGGTATGTTAGAACATATcaaccccatttttttttttttaaatgcaagatGCATGAAGTGCCAATTCCCCATTGGCTCTCAAGTTTTTTCCAGCTGTGCATTTCTAGAGAAATCACTTTATTGCCCAGTTCCCCTTAATGGGCAATTACAGAGCTGCGTGTGCGGCTGGGTAATCCCCGGGTGTGCTCAGGGCACTGCCCGTCACTGTCACGCTGTGTGGCAGCACGGCTGCTTGGTCACTGTACCCAGACAGGCACCTGCAGTTTTTTAGGTGTCAGTGCTTCCCTGGGCCCACTGTGCTTCAGCTGTGAGCCTGCAGAAGGTGGTTTGCAGGTAGTGTAACCACAGCAAATACGTCTCTTTTTCCCTAGATTTCAGGGCTTTACTTCCCATGTGCGGCTAAGTTTCTGGAtgagagaagcaggtgctgTGGAAAGTCCAGAAATTTTGGGACAACGCCTGGCTGACCGCAGGGACGAAGGAAGTGGGGGCTGCCTGTGCCAGCACCCTGGCTGACTCCCCTCTCCTGGGGTGGTCGGCGGGGTGGGATTGTGCCTGTTGCCCCCAGCAGCGGGTAGCAGGTCGGGTGGAGATCTGCCTCACCCCGACCCCTGGGGCCGGCAGCGCGGGAGCAAGcccagctgcagtgctgcagggagagctggCACGGCCAGGGGTGCGAGCTCAGGTTACGCATTGTACAGAAATGAGTGGCGCTGTGGGAGCCTGACGACTTTCCCACTTTTGGCAGCCGGGGTGTATTAAAGGGGAGCATCGGGGCTGGCCGCTCGTCCCAGCCGCATCGCTGCCGCCTCGGCATGGCTGGGCCAGGCGGTGATGGGGACCTGCGGCAGCTGCTGAAGCTGCACCGCACCGAGATCGCCATGGCGGTGGATGACGTCTTCCCGCTGCTGCACGGCCTCGCCGACCACGACGTCATCCCCGAGCACGTCTTCAAGGTGAGGCACGGGGTGGACGAACGCAGCCCCGGCCACATTGCAGGGACTGgggccagctgctggcacccgGACGCGTGCCCACGGCTGGTGGTGGCATTGGCAGGAGACGCTGAGCCAGACGGAGCGGGAGGGCTCCCACCGCGCCTTCCACACGCTGCTCACCTGGCTCCTGGGCTGCGATGTCGCCGCTGTCCGTGACTTCTGGGCAGTGCTCTTCAAGGACTACAACCTGGAGCGCTACACCCGGCTCCGGCCCCTCCACAGCGCCTTCCCCAAAGGTAGGCagaggccaggagctggcacccCCGGGGGCTTCCCGCAGCAGGGGTGACCCCCGGGGTGGCTGTGCTTGTCCCTGCCCCCTCTGCAGAGGTGGACCTCGGGCGGCAGCGCCGCAGCCGGCAcctgtcccccagccccatggcaccAGTCCCACACAGACCCCAAGGCAAGAGAAAAGCCCCTGAGGAGCGGGATGGGGCCCGCATGGCACAGCCCTCGCCACGGCATGCTGCCAGCCCCGGTATGGAGACCTGGTCAGGGTGGGTGCAGGGAAGAAATGTGGCGGGGCACTTGGAGCGTGTCACCCAGGGTGACCCATCCTGCAACACCCCCAGGGCCCCTGACAAAAGCAAAGACCACGAAGAAGCTGGAGAGTGTGGACACCACACGCTCACCCCGTAGCAGCAGTGAGTGCCAAGCTCTTCTCCTGTTCCCTGGGGACAAGCACAGCCACAGGTTTCTCCCCCAAACAGTCCCAGTCAGACGGTGATGGTCTGCGAGAGGCCACCGGGCACCTACAGCCAGCAGGCTTGGGCAGAGGGGTGGGTTGGGCCAAGGGGAGACAGGGGCAGCAGTGGGACAGCGTTCGCTTTTAGATGAGGCCGTCTGAGCCCCCCCTGCCTGCAGGCCTCCAGGCTGCAGCCAGTGAGGTGCCCGGCACCCGTGGCGCTGCTGAGGGGAAGCACGTCCTCATCAGACATGGGCTGGAGCCGAGTGAGTAAGCGCAGGCactgggcagcccccagcctctgGAGCCCCCCTCCTCGGGAGGGCCCCTGCAGAGGGTCAGGGGCGGCAGGGACGGTGCTGGCCTCTCTTCCAGGCAGCACCAAGGTGGGCAGCAGAGCCGGGGATGAGCTTTATGACCCAGCTGCTGGCGAGGAACTTggggccaggagcaggagccGCAGCCTGAAACCTGCTGCCCGACCCAGGGCACCCCAAAGCGTACGGTGttgcccccccccggcaccttACAGCCATACAagccctcccagcagcagggatcctcccttccctgcagctctcccagTGGTTGATGGTCCCCAAAACCCCTCTCTCGTTCTGCCCGCAGAGCGGGGGGCTGCGAGCAACACCCCAGGGCTGTCTGCCAGCGCCCACCATGCACAGCCAGGACCCCACA from Anas platyrhynchos isolate ZD024472 breed Pekin duck chromosome 9, IASCAAS_PekinDuck_T2T, whole genome shotgun sequence harbors:
- the LOC101804575 gene encoding uncharacterized protein: MEALDSEVKARKTLGAVEYVESSGFTQGILPTKKDVVQNMLYLLQPKRAGQAQRSKEDAAYLLAEHLQEHWLVCNLHTIGTQNIKKLILKMYEEFTRLYQTRKQRQNQAFTERADKFNESSEKLFDIFCTDAQLRNKLEEYSGIKMTGIEWKFLEDQRSERKMYYEDFTDKQELKMMERRQKIQCLEHFRKLAREEKEGNKSKEMTYKSDEQSDEGRSVDESYLAEEENGGAPAFSLRGRRKRRCTAWSTGAATPASDAMPLECQHIRMSIRRVRPGFYETVDKVENC